From the genome of Seriola aureovittata isolate HTS-2021-v1 ecotype China chromosome 6, ASM2101889v1, whole genome shotgun sequence, one region includes:
- the creb3l3a gene encoding cyclic AMP-responsive element-binding protein 3-like protein 3-A, with the protein MEHYPDQGCDGIELLDWLFDQNDGILRHEETEHHGNHHTWPIQDPNMLPPPEQADDDFLNALLSGSDSVSGSPLWSPSPSDSGISEDPTSDQMDSPQRPESPPGDAQYFSKRPQTKAALEANVSIDLNDWDPGFPMGRTRITPYPSDVHRPQLSSGFPLTVKDLLLSGTPEPPPQPSQPSIQELILNEDEKKLLAKEGVTLPSQLPLTKYEERILKKIRRKIRNKQSAQESRKKKKEYIDGLESRMAACNAHNHELQRKVSQLEKCNMTLMEQLRRLQALVMNTSNKPAQTGTCVLVLLLSFSLILFPSLKPFSDTKVSQGDFSPVRIQSRSLQNLQASRVLHVTDAPFSTEEESEPLHRRFPGEHGLADITALMGKLGVNQERSSLETMSLNSSEEERISHFHVDPITGHIATVTLDPHRSAKLRPHADDM; encoded by the exons aTGGAGCACTATCCAGATCAG GGTTGTGATGGCATTGAGCTGCTCGACTGGCTGTTTGATCAAAACGATGGAATTCTCCGTCATGAGGAAACAGAACACCATGGCAACCATCACACCTGGCCAATCCAGGACCCAAAT ATGCTGCCTCCGCCTGAACAGGCAGACGATGACTTCCTCAACGCTCTCCTGAGTGGAAGTGATTCTGTGTCAGGCTCACCTCTCTGGTCCCCATCTCCCAGTGACAGTGGGATCAGTGAGGACCCTACCTCAGACCAGATGGACAGTCCACAACGCCCAGAGAGTCCCCCAGGGGACGCTCAGTACTTCAGTAAGAGGCCGCAAACAAAGGCAGCCCTGGAAGCCAACGTCTCCATTGACCTCA ATGACTGGGACCCCGGCTTCCCAATGGGCAGGACGAGGATTACACCATATCCTTCTGATGTACATAGACCGCAGCTGTCCTCTGGCTTCCCCCTAACCGTCAAAGATCTGCTCCTGTCTGGAACACCGGAGCCA CCCCCACAGCCATCCCAACCATCTATTCAAGAGTTGATTCTGAATGAAGATGAGAAGAAGCTTTTAGCAAAGGAGGGGGTAACTCTACCCAGCCAACTACCTCTCACAAAG TATGAAGAAAGAATTCTGAAGAAAATACGCCGAAAGATTCGCAATAAGCAGTCTGCCCAGGAGAGccggaagaagaaaaaggagtaTATTGACGGACTGGAGAGCAG gatggcagCCTGCAACGCACACAACCatgagctgcagaggaaagTGTCACAGCTGGAGAAATGCAACAT GACACTAATGGAACAGTTGCGAAGGCTGCAGGCTCTGGTCATGAATACATCTAACAAGCCAGCCCAGACTGGGACATGTGTACTG gtgctgctgctgtccttcTCCCTAATCCTGTTCCCCAGCCTCAAGCCATTCTCTGACACCAAGGTCAGCCAAGGAGACTTCAGTCCAGTCAGAA TCCAGTCACGGTCCCTGCAGAACCTCCAGGCCTCCCGTGTGCTGCATGTCACTGACGCCCCGTTCTCCACTGAGGAAGAATCAGAGCCTCTGCACCGGCGTTTCCCAGGAGAGCACGGATTGGCAGATATTACGGCACTGATGGGAAAGCTGGGAGTGAACCAAGAGCGGTCCAGTTTGGAGACCATGTCTCTaaacagcagtgaggaggaaagAATCAGCCATTTCCATGTAGACCCAATTACTGGTCACATAGCCACTGTGACCTTGGATCCTCACCGCTCTGCCAAACTGCGACCACATGCTGATGACATGTAA
- the rxfp3.2b gene encoding relaxin family peptide receptor 3.2b, whose amino-acid sequence MQLNQTGVQTLAPEPCEQQILQEDNPGNCSGGPTSNLSLHCWLQLLTKESIMEFQGDSSSLVVRVMIACVYSIVCALGLVGNSLALYLLHSRYRQKQSSINCFVMGLAITDLQFVLTLPFWAVDTALDFRWPFGRVMCKIISSVTTMNMYASVFFLTAMSVARYYSISSALKMHSRRAAATRAKWTSLGIWAVSLLATLPHAIYSTSAQVSDEELCLVRFPDSGSLDPQLLLGLYQLQKVLLGFLIPLIIITVCYLLLLRLIFTRRIAGAAGPEIEQGRQNRRSKVTKSIVIVVLSFFLCWLPNQALTLWGVLIKFDLVPFSKAFYNVQAYAFPLTVCLAHTNSCLNPVLYCLVRREFRAGLKELLLHATPSFRSLTHLLHRKAKVAEAPPVLVLVQMDV is encoded by the coding sequence ATGCAGCTGAATCAGACTGGAGTTCAAACACTGGCTCCAGAGCCATGTGAGCAGCAAATACTACAGGAGGACAACCCTGGAAACTGTAGCGGAGGTCCCACTAGCAACCTGTCGCTGCACTGCTGGCTGCAGCTCCTCACAAAGGAATCTATCATGGAATTTCAAGGAGACAGCTCCAGTCTAGTGGTGCGTGTGATGATAGCATGTGTCTACTCTATAGTTTGTGCGCTCGGGCTGGTGGGAAACTCACTGGCTCTGTACCTGCTGCACTCACGTTACAGGCAGAAGCAATCATCCATCAACTGCTTTGTGATGGGTCTGGCTATCACAGACCTCCAGTTTGTTCTGACTTTACCTTTCTGGGCAGTGGACACAGCCCTGGACTTCCGCTGGCCATTTGGCCGTGTGATGTGCAAAATCATCAGTTCCGTTACCACAATGAACATGTACGCCAGTGTATTCTTCCTCACAGCTATGAGTGTGGCACGCTATTACTCCATCTCCTCTGCATTGAAGATGCACAGCAGGCGGGCAGCAGCCACCAGGGCAAAGTGGACAAGCCTGGGCATCTGGGCTGTCTCTCTGCTGGCCACTTTGCCTCATGCCATCTACTCCACTAGTGCCCAGGTGTCAGATGAGGAGCTATGCCTGGTGCGCTTTCCAGACTCAGGTAGTTTGGATCCACAGCTTCTTTTGGGTCTATACCAGCTGCAAAAGGTTCTGCTGGGTTTCCTTATTCCTCTGATCATAATCACTGTCTGCTATCTGCTGCTACTGCGCTTGATCTTCACCAGACGCATAGCAGGTGCAGCAGGGCCAGAGATTGAGCAGGGCCGGCAAAATCGTCGTTCCAAAGTCACCAAATCCATTGTCATCGTCGTTCTGTCCTTCTTTCTGTGCTGGCTTCCCAATCAGGCGCTGACTCTGTGGGGAGTGCTCATAAAGTTTGACCTTGTGCCCTTCAGCAAGGCTTTCTACAATGTGCAGGCCTATGCCTTCCccctgactgtgtgtttggCACACACCAACAGCTGCCTCAACCCTGTGCTCTACTGCCTGGTTCGCAGGGAGTTTCGGGCAGGTCTCAAGGAACTTCTCCTCCACGCCACTCCATCCTTCAGGAGCCTGACTCACCTGCTGCATCGCAAGGCCAAAGTGGCTGAGGCGCCTCCTGTTCTGGTGCTGGTCCAAATGGATGTCTGA